In one SAR202 cluster bacterium genomic region, the following are encoded:
- a CDS encoding YjzC family protein: MPPKYKPGQIAPDSGQYPVVGPRGGDQGREVTVVRGEPFPPTPKPGMGYGKPDKTKHNGKV, encoded by the coding sequence ATGCCACCAAAGTACAAGCCCGGCCAGATAGCCCCAGACTCTGGTCAATATCCTGTGGTTGGACCACGGGGCGGCGACCAGGGCAGGGAAGTCACGGTTGTTCGGGGGGAGCCGTTTCCCCCGACGCCCAAACCTGGCATGGGTTACGGAAAGCCTGACAAGACAAAGCACAACGGCAAAGTCTAG